The DNA region TGCTCTGTAGGTGCTCTGGTGCAGGGCTGAGACCCTTCGCATCTAAAGAGAGTAGATATCGTGGTGGAGAGAATTAGAAAGGAGCCTGGATTTCTCCAGCTGGGGGGCCCTCCTGGGAGGCTCTGGCCCTTGAAAGGTGGGAGTGAGAATTGGCAGATGGGGAGGGGCCCTTAGAAAGAGGCCCAGGGCTTCTCCTACCTGTGGGGCTTCTGCTTGTGGCTCAGGAGCTGTCTTTCTTCCAGCTGAGCGGCCTCACTCCTAGGCTGCCTTTAAGCCCCAGTGGCCTCTAGCCCCTAGCTCTTTGGTCCCGCCtccccccttcctctccctcttccaccccaccccacccccacttcaAGAGGCTTGGGCTGCCTGAAGAGCATTGTTTACTGGCCTGTTGGTACAACACTTTCCCTTAGACTGGGAGGCTCGGATTTCCCGTGGAAGATCCGACAGGTGGCACCTTTCAATCACGGCACGTCCCTCCCGCCCTGAGCCTGGCAGCATCCGTCCTGTGGTCACCTTTCTTCCCAATGTACTCTCCTAACCATAGGGACCTTGACAACCATCTTCAGGACCCATTTGGAGCATGGCCCTGGCCTCCACTGCTCAGCCAGAGCCCATACGAGGCCTCCTGTGCTCTCTTCACACCCGCCCCTGCCACGTTCCTTACATAGGCCCTTTCCCTCGTCCTCAGACAAAAGCAGCTGCTTAAGGCTGGGCTAAGGAGGGGATGAGTGGGGCAGCTGCCAACACAGGGGATGTGTCTCCGGGCTCACAGCTGACTGAGAGATTTGGAgggggaggggcagagagagcAAAAGTGATGGGACAAGCTGACAGATCACTGGATGGAGCCTGGAAAATACAAAACTCCTGAGTTCTATTTTGAGCTGAAGTGACAGGTACACATTAGGCTCCGAACACATTTTTATACTAAGAAAAAATTGAGTATTTTAGCACATTttgctaagaaaaaaacaaaacaagcctgggctcggtggctcatgccagtaattccagcactttgggaggccgaggcgggtggatcacttgcagccgaggcgggtggatcacttgaagccaggagttcacgaACAGcatggccaacagggtgaaactctgtctctactaaaaatataaaaattagccaggcgtggtggcgcgtgcctgtaatctcagctatttgggaggctgaggcacaagaatcacttgaacctgggaggcagaggttgcagcaagtcacactgcactccagcctgggtgacagagactccatctcaaaaaaaagtcttcaCTTTGTGTGTTTTATGATCTAAGAAAGGCACTGCTTTTGGAGAATGGGTGCAGGGGACACTCTTACTACTACGAAGCTTGGGACCCCCCAGTCCTCCTACCCGAAGCCCCACCACTGGGCCACAGTGGCCTCCTTCCTATTCCTTAAATAAATCCATCCCTTTTCAGACTCAGGACCGGTTTTCCTTCTACTCTTTGTAAGACTGGCTCCCTCTTACTCTTCTGGACTCAGCTGAAATTTCATTCCCTCAGAGAGGTTTTCCATGACCTTCAATTCCTTTCCATCATTTCAGCTGTTTTTATTGTCCTCATAATACTGTTTGTATTGTCCTCATAATACTAAAATTACCTTATTCATTTCCTTATTATCTGTCTCTCTCACTAGGCtttaagctccatgagggcagggattttatCTACCATGCTCGTGGCTGTATGCCCAGAGCCTAGCAGAATTGCCTGGCTCATAGTAGGTACTTGATAAATACATATTGAAGGAAATAACTAATTAAGAGAAATATGACGGGAACTTGGAGGTCTTGCCCGGGATGATCTGAAAGAGGGATCTTTTTGTGCATCTGCGTTTGGGTACTAGTGATTAAATAGTTCAATATTAATGGTTGCCAGCTGGCTCTAGTAATACTTGAAACccggctgggattataggcatgagccaccacgcccagcgtattttgttcttttcaatatttaatgACAGTAGGACAAGAGAaatgaatttaaacaaaaaacCAGTAAGCCAGAGAGAGATGTAGAAGAACTCACCAGTCTTGGGCAGATACACTCTGGATGGGTGCTGTTTTGAGAAAAAAGTGAAGAAGCATAGATACAAGTGGGGAGAGCAGTCAGGAGATAAACTCAATGACCCTGGTGCAGGATGGTGGTTGCTTGGACCACAATGTCAGCCATGGAGGTGAGAAGAAGTGATGGGAAACAGTAATAGTGCAGAcagtgatttgttttcttttttgtagtgatttttaaaactttttatttagaaataattataggTTCACAGGAAGTTGCATTAATAGTACAGAGAGGTCCTGTACACCCTTTAGCAACTTCCACTAAAGGTTAAATCTCACATAACTATATTCAATATCAAAGCCAGGTAATTAACATTgctataatgtgtgtgtgtagtagttctatgacttttttttttttttttttttttgacagagtctcactctgtcgcctgggctggagtgcagtggcacaatctcggctcactgcaacctccacctcccaagttcaagcgattctcctgcctcagcctcccaagtcactggggttacagttgcctgccactacacccagctaattttttgtatttttagtagagatggagtttcaccatgttggccaggctggtctcgaattcctaccctcgtgattcgcccgccttggcctcccaaagtgctgagattacaggcatgagccactgcgcccagccagttctATGACATCTTATCACCTGTGTAGATTcttgtaaccaccaccacaatcaggaTACAGAATTATCCAGCAACACAAAGATCTCTCTTGTGCTACCCTTTATAGGTACACTTCTATCTCCCCATCAACCCTAACACTAGGCAATCAGAAATCTCTTCtgcatctctataattttgtgaGTTTGAGAATCTTACTTAAGTGCAAtcgtatgaacctgggaggcagatttgGCTGAAATGATGGAGAGGAATTGAAGGTCATGGAAAACCTCTCTGAGTATGTAACCTTTCATAAGGTCCAGTATATATTGCAAGATTCCTCTTGTAAGAACCCATCTCCTTTTCCCACGCAGTTTCTTAACTTTCCATAATGTtgcctatattttttcttttttgcagggggatcagagtttcactcttgtttgcccaggctagaatgcaatggtgtgatcttggctcactgtaagctctgcctcctgggttcaagcgattctcctgccttagcctcctgcttagcctcctgagtagctaggattacaaacatccgccaccacaccgggctactttttttgtatttttagtagagatgggggtttcaccatgttggccaggctggtctcgaactcctaacctcaggtcatccacctgcctcagccttccaaagtgctgggattacaggcgtgagccaccacacctgaccaatgttgactatattttcaaaagcaaaccAAGGCAAGATATGTCCATCTGTACAAGAGTATCATAGCAGCATTATTGcataataggcaaaaactggaaacaatccaaacatCCATCAACAGGAGAACGGATAAATGAATTGTGGCATACTCATACAATCAAACACTAGACAGCAATAAAACAGAAGGAATAACAGATGCACACAATAATATGGATGAACTCTTACAGGTACATTGAGCTAAAGAAGTCAggcacaaaatagaaaataatgtgtaattccatttacatgaagttcAAGAACAAGGAAAACGAATTGATGGTGATAGAGGTCAGAATAGTGGTTAACTTCAAGAGGGAGTATTGATGGGGAAGGAACACGAGATGACTTTTTGGGGTGCAGGAAGTATTTTAtatcttgatctgggtggtggttatacaaatgtatatatacacatatatatttaattaagcTTGAGATTCGTGTATTTTATGCACTTTATGAATATTATACCTCAGTCTTTAAAATTCAGGGCACAAGGTTTCACAAAGATGAGTCTTCAAAGCAGAAAGGTCAATTGTTTAAAATCAGGATGGTCTTGGACAATTAGGGAAGCGTATGATGACCGCACATATCAAATGTCTAGCCCACCTTTTCCAATGGCCAATGTGCCCTTGCGTCATCAATTTACATCTTGTAAATTTATTGTACTAGGAAATTGCGTGACAAATCAACGGACTGagtgttgtttccttctttttagtGGGGAATGAGTGAATGGTACAGTTTGAAGAATACATTAAGTCTTGAAAGTTGAAAAGTTCACCAGTACCCTCCTTCTCCCTTACCCAAGATTAGCCCCGGTGGCAGCCGAAATTGCTTTTATTAATCTCTTTGTGGCTCAGGACCTCTGACTGTTGAAGAAAACGTATTTTACACGTCTTGTCTTTCTACGAGCAGGAAGCCTATCTCGCTTATCGTTGCAACCCCAGAAGGGGCTTAGTGTGACCTACACACAGTAGTAATCGCACAACGTCCCATGGAGCACTGCTTCTCAAATTTGGCTGTACATACGAATCACCTGgggaattttaaattgtattgatGCCTGGGTCctactcccagagattctgatttaattgaaaTGAGGTGAGTCCTGGGCACTGGGACGTTTAAAAACGTTCCAGGGATTTTAACGCGAAACAAAAACACAATCGCTGTTTGGGGGCGTTCTTCCTTCTCCACCCCTGATTTGCGCTCAGGAGTCGGCTGTCCGGAACCGGGATGAGGTTCACTGATATCTGTCGCCACGCCTCTTCCTGAAGACCAATAAACTGAAGCGGCTCTGTGACATCCCAAGGGACTTGAATTATAAGCGGGCTGTAAACTCTCTGCACCCCGCCCAAGCCCCTATGGTACTTTGGCGTCCCCTCTAGCATTGACAAGTCGCCTTCCTCTTCGCCCGGCGCCGGCAGCTAACTCTCTATGATCGCCGAGTTCCCGGCGCCGTCTCGTTGGTATTTAGTTCCGGAAGCGAGTTTGAATCAGAGGAGAGGCTGGACTTCCCTCCCGGAAGTAACCCACGTGCTTCCGCTGGAGCCTTCTCGGGAGGCAGGTAACGTTATAGTTTTTGTCAGAAGTTGGGGTCTCCGTGAGCATTGTGATCCGTCCCAGGCAGTGGTGAGTGACCCATGACCTCTAAATTCAATGTGGCCCTGATTATGGCGTCGCCATTTCAGAGGTGCAGCCTTTGGGCTGCGTCCCGGGCGCCTCTGTTCAGCCTACGATCTCATTCCCAGGGCCCTGGAGGTTCAGGCTCATGGGTTAGAGCGTTCTGCCTCGGTCCTCGATCTTCTGAATAGAGGTGACCTCCAGGGACTGGGGCATCAGAGATCCGGGGCTCGATTTCCAGGCTCGCCATGGACGTCCTGTGCGACCTTGGGcgaggcctcagtttccacatccgTGAAATGGGGTGGTTAAGCTCACTGAGGTTAGTGGCCCGTGGTGGTCTGTGAGTCCTCTGTATCCTCTAGCCCCAGGGGTAGGAGAGTGAACGGCGGCGGTGGGTGCTGATGGTGATGTCTGCTCCCACGATTAGGAGGCCAGAAGGAGATACCTTCCACGGTGCTAGGCTGAGATGGATCCTCTCAGGGCCCAACAGCTGGCTGCGGAGCTGGAGGTGGAGATGATGGCTGATATGTACAACAGGTAAAGAGAGCTATGTGCTACCCTGTCTTGGAAAATAAGTCTTGGTCACCCATATCGAAGGTGAATGACTTACAACAAATTCCTTCCTGAATGTAGGGGAGCCTGAGGCCCATGCTTACCCTCCCCATACCCACCTCCAAGGTTGATCCTAATGTAGGTGCAGTCATTAGAATGAGTTGGGCATTTAGATGGGGATGGACCTGGCAGTGCAGGAGCCAAGCAGGAAGAGAAACTCCAGTCCAGGCTCTGGTTAGGTTCCAAGAAAAGCTGAGTATTTGCCTCTTGATAAATAGCTCATAGCCAGCCAATTTagtagttaacattttaaaaccctTTATTCTGTGTCAGGTTCTTGTTAATCTTCAAAATAATCCAGTGGGTTAATTTTATTAGTCCCATcttaaaatgaggaaattgatgctgctagaggttaagtaacttcctTAGGGTCCACAGCTGGTGGGTAACAATGCCAGAACTAGCACCTCAGTCTGGTTCTGCAACTAGTGCTCATAACCATTTGGCACATTTGGGaacaaatcctggctccaccgaTCACCAGCAGTACACTTGGACATGTTACTTGCACTGTTTGACAATTGGTTTCCTCATTATGAAAAAGACATAAtgatacctacctcatagggcatcataaatattaaatctaaaaatatatgaaagtccTTAGCCTGAAGCCTAACACTTAGTAACAGTGAAATGTCTGCTATTTTTTATTGGCTTAAGCTCTCTTGATTGGTTGGTTTATCCTGATGGCTATAAATTAGAAGGATTGTTAAGTGTAGACTGTGAGGTCAGATGACCTGGGTTCATATCCCAGCTCTATGTGATTCTTAGAAAATTACTGAGCCTCTGTttgccttaattttctcatctgtaaaatggggataagtaTCTCTTGGGGTTATTGTAAGCATTGCATAACAGAATGCaggtaaagcacttagcatgatgcctggcacatagccaGTCCTTAACAAATTGTTTCTACTTAATTAGTCATATACATGGGCTCAGGCAAGTTTCCTACTTGCAAGGACCTTCCAGTGGTTGAGGTGTAAACTAAGGATTTACACTGCCTTCTTGGGGAAGGTGAAATCAATATAGCAGGGCTGGAATGGTTGAGGGTTCCTGGGGTGTCACAGGATGCTGCTGACATGAccttgcccctccctccctccagaatGACCAGTGCCTGCCACCGGAAGTGTGTGCCTCCTCACTACAAGGAAGCAGAGCTCTCCAAGGGCGAGTCTGTGTGCCTGGACCGATGTGTCTCTAAGTACTTGGACATCCATGAGCGAATGGGCAAAAAGTTGACAGAGTTGTCTATGCAGGATGAAGAGCTGATGAAGAGGGTGCAGCAGAGCTCTGGGCCCGCATGAGGTCCGTGTCAGTATACACCGTGGGGTACACCCCACCCCTTCCCACATTAATAAAAGTGCTCTCTGTTGGGTGTCATCTGTGAAGACTGCCAGGCCTAAGCTCTCTGTTGCGAGTCTTCAAGATCCTGGAGTGGTAGCGCTCTCTTCTGGTGAAGGAGTATTTGTCACACTGGaatgtgactgtgtgtgtatgtatgtatgtatatatatattaaaacaagtTTGTTGACACCTATTATGTGCAAAGCAGTGTGCGTGGCATTTGAGAGTAAAGAAAACAGACACAGCCCCTACCAGCAGAGGGAGACTAGTGTAGTGTTTAAGAGTAAGacaggccagtcacagtggctcacacctgtaatcccagcactttgggaggctgaagtgggtggatcacttgaggtcaggagttcaagaccagcctggccaacatggcaaaaccccgtctctactaaaaatacaaaaattagctgggtgtagtggcgggtgcttgtaatcccagctactcaggaagctgaggcaggagaatcgcttgaacccaggaggcggaggttgcataagccgggattgtgccactgtactccagcctgggtgacagcgagactccatctcaaaaaaaaagtaagacagcTTAGGTATGCCTGCTGTCTGCCGCTTTTTGTGTGGCCCTGCACCTGTCACTTTTGTGTGCTTTAGCTTCCCGATCTGTAAAATAGGGTTAGCCCCCTGACtaatcctgttttacagatgaggaagctgaggattTAAGAAGTAagttgtgggccgggcgcggtggctcaagcctgtaatcccagcactttgggaggccgagacgggcagatcacgaggtcaggagattgagaccatcctggctaacacagtgaaaccccgtctctact from Rhinopithecus roxellana isolate Shanxi Qingling chromosome 15, ASM756505v1, whole genome shotgun sequence includes:
- the TIMM10 gene encoding mitochondrial import inner membrane translocase subunit Tim10, with the translated sequence MDPLRAQQLAAELEVEMMADMYNRMTSACHRKCVPPHYKEAELSKGESVCLDRCVSKYLDIHERMGKKLTELSMQDEELMKRVQQSSGPA